The Balaenoptera musculus isolate JJ_BM4_2016_0621 chromosome 6, mBalMus1.pri.v3, whole genome shotgun sequence nucleotide sequence ccgcacacacacacacacacacacacacacaggcgtgCACACTCGGGAAGACAAGACCCCAACCCTTCTTCCCCACTGGCTGGTGAACAGCCCACCAACCCACAGAAAGCCCTCAAAACAGGGTCTAGAGGCCAGGAGTTGCTCGGCTGACGTAGCTGTGCTGTGCACCTGACTCACAGTGGGCGGGGCTAACTGCATCCCTGATCATTCTAACCCACACTGCCCCCCTCCAGAGTGCTCATGTCTTCCAAGTACGCAGACGGCGTGACCGGCCGCGTGGAATTCAACGAGGATGGGGACCGGAAGTTTGCCAACTACAGCATCATGAACCTGCAGAACCGCAAGCTGGTACAAGTGGGCATCTACAATGGCACCCATGTAGGTGGGGGTCAtgagggggtgggggctggggcctTAGGGTCCTGGGGCCAAGACCCCTGCGTGGCCACCCTCCATCTCATACTCCCACCCCCAGGTCATTCCCAACGACAGGAAAATCATCTGGCCaggtggagagacagagaagcCCCGAGGTTACCAGATGTCCACCAGGCTGAAGGTGGGGGACCTGCCACCCTGCCCTAGTCTCCACACCCGGTATACTCCATCCTGCCCCTCCGGTGCAGAGGAGGGGACAGTGAGGCCGATGAAAGTGACTAAAGGAAGCGGGGACGGGACCAGCCCCTGCTGCCATTGCACACACCTGGCACTGCAGAGGCAGCAGGGAgagtgggtggagggaggagagggagccgCCGGCCCCCCGTCTCATGGGCTCTCCCCAGCACCCCTTCTGACCCAACTCCACCTAAATCTGGGGAAGTCATGTGGGCCAGGACTCCCCTGGGGATGAGCTGATCGGGGACAGGGGAGCAGATGGGTGGACTTCAGCTCCAGTGCTCTCTGCCCTGAGTCCTGGAGATGATCGCCCCATGCTCTTCATCACACCTCCAAGTGGTCCTAGCCAACCCCCCACGCTTAGCCTTCCTGGCCTCCTGCCGTGACTCGGTCTCACTGTCCTTCTGAGCCCGGCCTCCCTACAGCATTCCCTGTGGCCGGCCGTCCCCTCCGTGATTCCCTGGGCCTCTGGGAGCTCCCTTCCCCGGTTGGCCTCATCCCTCACAGCTTCTCTTCCTTGGCCTGACTCTTCCATGCTCCTCTGGGCTCATCCCAGGGTGCCCTCCCCAGAGCCCCTCCCACACTGACCCACACCAGCACCGGGCTGGTACCTGAGCTCACCAAAGGCAAGGACCCTCAAGCACTGTGCTTCTCCCAGTGTCCCCCACAAGGTCCTCAAGTGTCTTTCAACCTTGTCTGCTTTCTGAGCTAGCTCCCCCATGGCCTCTCACCTGGACCCCTTTGTCCGCACCTGCCCACAGGTCACCACCCCCTCAAGGGGCAGAGTGGACTTTCCCAAAGCCAACGCTCAGGAAAGACACCTGGTATTGAAAAGTCTGAGTGTAAAACAGCCAAAACAGTCAGCCAGATGGTCCCACACAGGCTTCGAGAGCCAGATGgctttttacaactttttttttgtctcactgatttttttgacactacattgtttattttttaattaatttatattggaggatagttgatttacaatgttgtgttagtttcttctgtacagcaaagtgaatcagttatacatatacacatatccactcttttttagattctattcccatatacaggtcattacaggttattgagtagatttccctgtgctatacagtaggttcttattagttatctattttatatatagtagtgtgtatatgtcaatcccagtctcccaatttatccctcccgtctcactgatttttttttttaatatttatttatttatttggctgcgccaggtcttagttgcggcacgagggatcttcattgcagcatgcggaatctttagttgcagcatgtgggattttttttttctttttagttgcagcatgcaggatcttcgttgtggtgtgcggaatctttagttgcggcatgcaaactcttagttgcagcatgtgggatctagttccctgaccagggatcgaacccgggccccctgcattgggagtgtggagtcttagccactggaccaccagggaagtcccctcactgattttttaaaagcatgagcATGTTACTTGCATAATAGAAAACCATGAGGAGAGTTTTAAAGGCAAATAAGCTCCTTCAGGGGTTCCCAATCTCCTGCCCTCTAGGCTGAGGCCGGGGGCTGCCCGCCCTGGAGGAGAAGGGTCCTCTCACACCAACCCCACGTCCCCTGGGACCCCTCGTCACATGCCGTGCTCGGTTCAGCCCCCTTTGCCTGTATCTGTCCTCCGCAACCCCAGGCTTCAGGCCCCTGAAGGACAGGGAGGAGAGAGCTCCCCAGCATGAGCCCCAAGGAGCCCCTGGATTGAAGAGGCCTCGGCAGAGAGGGCGGCATCAgcggggaagaggaagggaggaaggatagATGATCAGACAAAGACCTGCCGCAGGGGAGGCTGAGGCCAGGAGAGGCCGGAACACCAGACAAGGGCAATCCCTGCGGGTCCCCGGACCTGTGCAGGCTCTGAGTGCACATGCCCCTGTCCtcatggcaggggtgggggcagggggcaggctctgggctgggacAGGTGTTTTCTCAGCCCTGAGAAGTCAGAGAAGGGGCCCAGGGCAGACTTTAGTGATGTGCAAGCCAAGACCCAAAGGAAAGTGGCCAAGAGCAGGCACGGTGTTTCAGGAGGCCAGGCGCCTTCTGAACGCTGAGGTGGCCTGGGCACGACTGGGGAGTCTGGGGCCCGACCTACTTCCTCAAGCTCCAGAGGGGGCAGTGTGGGGCATttgcagggggcggggcgggggggcggtgtCCAGGGGAGTCTGGATGCTGAGAAGAGGACAGCACCCCAGGGCAGCCCAGGGCTGGTGGTCCAGGCTGGgtgtccccctcccctccagatCGTGACGATCCACCAGGAGCCCTTCGTGTACGTCAAGCCCACGCTGAGCGACGGCACGTGCAAGGAGGAGTTCACCGTGAACGGGGATCCGGTGAAGAAGGTGATCTGCACCGGGCCCAACGACACGTCGCCGGGCAGCCGTGAGTGCGGGGCTGGGGCGGGCGTGGGCCGCGGAGGGGGCGGGACGGCGCACCTGCGAGCCCCTCACTTAccgcccctcccctccgcccAGCACGCCACACCGTGCCTCAGTGCTGCTACGGCTTCTGCATCGACCTACTCATCAAACTGGCGCGGACCATGAACTTCACTTATGAGGTGCACCTAGTGGCGGACGGCAAGTTCGGCACGCAGGAGCGGGTACGCGTGGGTCTCTGGGAGCGGGCGCGGGACCCAGTCCAGGTGGACCCGGTCTGGCTAGGGCCAGGGTCTCGGGTGGGCGGGGTCTGCAGGCTGGGTGGAGCCTGGGTGGGCGGGGCCTTCGAGCCAGGGCGGGGTCTGGAGTGGGAGACGCCGAGATGGGTCAGGGCGGGAGCCTGTCCGGTCCGGGGAGCAAGGCCCGCCCGCGGTGGCCGCGTCCCCAGCGGCTGTGTCGCCCCACAGGTGAACAACAGCAATAAGAAGGAGTGGAACGGGATGATGGGCGAGCTGCTCAGCGGGCAGGCGGACATGATCGTGGCGCCGCTGACCATCAACAACGAGCGCGCACAGTACATCGAGTTCTCCAAGCCCTTCAAGTACCAGGGCCTGACCATTCTGGTCAAGAAGGTGGGCAGGGGCCCAGCAGGGCGGGGTGGGGTCCTGGGAGGGCCTGGGCGGCGCTGACGGCCCGTCCTCCCGCAGGAGATCCCCCGGAGCACGCTGGACTCGTTCATGCAGCCCTTCCAGAGCACGCTCTGGCTGCTGGTGGGGCTGTCAGTGCACGTGGTGGCCGTGATGCTGTACCTGCTGGACCGCTTCAGGTGAGCGCGGCCCGGGGGCCGGACACCTCCACCTGCGGGGcgggcggggtgggcggggcgggcgaggggcggggcagggctgcCTCTCCCGCCCTCTCCCGCCCGCCCTCTGCGCCCCCGCAGCCCCTTTGGCCGGTTCAAAGTGAacagcgaggaggaggaggaggacgcgCTGACCCTGTCCTCGGCCATGTGGTTCTCCTGGGGCGTCCTGCTCAACTCGGGCATCGGGGAAGGTGAGGCCACGCCCGGCCCGGGCCCCACCCTGCTCCGCAGCCCTCACCCCCCACGCCGGGAGCTGACCGTCCTCTGCCCGCAGGCGCCCCCAGGAGCTTCTCGGCGCGCATCCTGGGCATGGTGTGGGCCGGCTTCGCCATGATCATCGTGGCCTCCTACACTGCCAACCTGGCGGCCTTCCTGGTGCTGGACCGGCCCGAGGAGCGCATCACCGGCATCAACGACCCCCGAGTGAGGCCCGGcccggctgggggagggggcgtgaGGTCAGCggctgcctggggtggggccGGGGAGCAGCCGCGAGCCGGGCCCTCTGACCCTCTGACCCTGCAGCTGAGGAATCCTTCGGACAAGTTCATCTACGCGACGGTGAAGCAGAGCTCCGTGGACATCTACTTCCGGCGGCAGGTGGAGCTGAGCACCATGTACCGGCACATGGAGAAGCACAACTACGAGAGCGCGGCCGAGGCCATCCAGGCCGTGCGGGACAagtgagggggcggggcggggcggggcggggcggggcgggaggagTGAGAGGCTGGCGGGACAAGTGGGGGCGTCCATCTTTCCAGTCAAAGGCAGAGTGTCCAGGCTGGATGGGAGCTACAGGAAGGGGATAGACAGGAGGTTGCCAGGCTGGCGGGAGGGATTGCAAGGGAGCCAGGGCGGCCCGAATGTGTGGGCCCCTGTGACCCTGCCCCTGCCCGCAGCAAGCTGCATGCCTTCATCTGGGACTCGGCGGTGCTGGAGTTCGAGGCCTCGCAGAAGTGCGACCTGGTGACCACCGGCGAGCTGTTCTTCCGCTCAGGCTTTGGCATCGGCATGCGCAAGGACAGTCCCTGGAAGCAGAACGTCTCCCTGTCCATCCTCAAGTGAGTCGGCCCCACTCCGCCCCCCTCCAAGAGCCCCACCCGAGGCacaccacctccccccaccagcGCAGCCCCCAGACGCACCCCGCCTGCCGTGCCCCGCCCCCTGCcgtgccccgccccgccccgccccgccccgccccgcctgtGCCGGCCCAGCGTCGGCTCACATGCCCCGCCCGCCCAGGTCCCACGAGAACGGCTTCATGGAAGACCTGGACAAGACGTGGGTGCGGTACCAGGAGTGTGATTCGCGCAGCAACGCCCCTGCTACCCTCACCTTCGAGAACATGGCAGGTGGGCCCCCATGGCCCCTCGACACCACTGCTGACACTGCGTAGACTCCCCAGGGGGCCGGCTGCCTGGCCCGCCCACAGCTGAGGCACTGGCTCTTGGCCCACAGGGGTCTTCATGCTGGTGGCCGGGGGCATCGTGGCTGGGATCTTCCTGATCTTCATCGAGATCGCCTACAAGCGGCACAAGGATGCCCGCCGGAAGCAGATGCAGCTAGCCTTCGCAGCGGTGAATGTGTGGAGAAAGAACTTGCAGGTAGGGCAGGCCACCCTCCGAGGCCTGGTGCCCACGGCCCGGCCTGGCCCCGGCCCTCCTCCATCCCCGCAGGCCGAAGCGCTGGCTCTGGCTCCCAGGAGCCCGCGTGGCAAGGACTGGAGCTGGGAGCCACAGCCAAGGCCGCGCTGCTGGGGGCCACCCGCAGGGGGCCGCCTCTGCAAAGCCGGGCTTCAAGCGTCCGCCTGGCCCCTCTGTCTCCAGAGTCGCCCACCGGCGCCCATTCCATAGGAAGGCAAACTGAGGCAGGGTAAGACAGGGACCCACCTGGGTGTAGCATGTGAGTCCAAGACGCATCCTGCCCTCGCCGCCCCGCGCCCCTCCTTGGCACCCTCTGGGGACCCCCTTCCCCGCTGCCCTGGTGTGTCCTGTGCTCCATATAACTCCAGTCTTAATTGGCCGGCTGCTCCTGCCTGGCACCCCAGGCTGTGTCTGTGGGAAGTTGCCGCCAGCAGAGGACAGGCTGCACGTGGGGTGGCCACAGCCCACCTGGGACGGGCTCGTGCCCCACAGTCCAGCCCCAGTCTGCcccatctcttctctttctctgggtaCCTCCCCGGAGCCTGTGCCCTGGGAGGAAGCTGGTGTTGCAGGGAGGGAGGGCCGGGGCGATGGGGTTGCTGGGACCCCACACCTCTCATCTGCCCACTCTTGCTCTTGGGACCTGGCCGCTGCTCTCACTGGCGGGCACAGGGCCCATCCTGACCATCAGACCCGAGGCCAGGGTCCCAGGAGCTGCCTCCGTCTCTCTGTCACTCCGGTGCATCTCGCCACCTGCCTTCGGCCCCTCAGCCCATTCCTGAATCTTGGCGCGCTTCCTCGGGGGTCAGAGTGGCCGGTGGGGCCTGTGGGGCAACTCCCCCCGTGCTCGGAGGGCTCCTCCTCCTCGGGACGCCCCTAAACCAGGGGCACCTCGGAGCCAGGGAGCCAGGCGGACCTCCCAGGAAGAGAGCCAGATGGGACCCCCCGAGCCCAGCCCCAGCATGAGCGAGGTCAGGCCCGAGAGCCGGGCAGGAGCAGAGGCCGCCTGCAAGTGTCCGACCATCGGTCGGTCCATCCAGCACAGGGAGGCAGGCCGGAGTGAGGGCCCGAGTGGCCAGCCAGGCCGGGCAGCAGCCCCCAAGGAGCAGGCGAGGGCAGGTGTGGCCGCCACCCTTAGCCGTCTAATCACTTATACATATTCATTTTAGGATAGAAAGAGTGGTAGAGCAGAGCCTGACCCTAAAAAGAAAGCCACATTTAGGGCTATCACCTCCACCCTGGCTTCCAGCTTCAAGAGACGTAGGTCCTCCAAAGACACGGTAAGGGGAAGAGCGCCCAGTTCCACGTCTCCGACTCTTATCTCGCCCCTCCGTGTCTGTGTCCCGTGCATCAGGcgtgccctcccccctccctcaccaTCCCACCCGCTCCCACCTCTGACTGCCGTGGCCTTTCTGCCCTCACCTCTACTCGCCCAGCACACTAGgtcttctctctctgactctctagATCTTTCTCTCTTGGTCCTTTCTCCCGCTGGCCCTCACCGGGTCCTCGTCCCCCTGTGTCTCTGCGTTAGTCTGCCCCCCACCCATGCCATGACGCCATGCGCCATCTTGAAGCCGTGTCATGTTGTCGGTCAGTCAGTCAGCCTCACTGCCGCGGGGCTGTGCCCAGGGCCCCGGGAGCCCGGATCACCCTGTCCCGGGCTCCTCACCTGTCAGGAGGCCGCACCACCTCTCTGTTACGTCCGCTTCTCCAGCCTCTCCCACAGAGGCCCAccgccctctctccctccctgcgaCGTCCGTGGAGGGATGGCTGTGATGTCCCATCCGCCCATCTGTCTGGCCGCCAGCCCTGCCACGCAGACACCTGTCTCACGTGTCTCACCAGAGCCATGCCTGTTGCATTCCCTCCATGTGGTCTCTGTgtgggccggggctgggggccgggcctGGCTCCATCTGGGTGGACGGCTGGGGCCTGGAGTTGGTACAGGCCCCTGGCCACAGGGGACGTCAGGTGGGGAATGGGTGGGACCAAAGGAGGCGGCTCCCACCCCAGGCCGAGCAGGGGCCCTGCAGGAGGCGTGCCGGCAGCACCCAGGGATCTGAGAACGGATGGAGGTGGCCCTGAAAGCCGTGGCCTCCAAGCCGTGGGCACTGAGGCTCCTAGACAGAGGCTCAGGAAGGGGAGGCCTCTACGGAGACCAGTGCCTCAGCGCCTGACCCCCCACCCCTTCAGAGCCAGGCCTTGCACCTGAGCCAGGGATTCCCTGCCCTTCTGCCTTGGGCAGCCTGTCACTGGCCCAGATGTGCGCGCTCAAACCAAAGGCCCCCCCAGGCTGACCCAGCCTTGCTAGGGGCATCCCCAGGTGAGGAGGGGGCCGCGCAGAGCCAGCGCAGCCCTCAGCCCAGCGGCCTCCCTGCAGCCAGGGCTGGCTTGGCCTCCAGTCCGCAGGAAGCCCCTAACACCTGGGCAGCGTCACCCACAGAGTCTTCTGCTCCAGGGTGGAAGGAAGCAGGATTTGCAGCCGTCACCCCCAGTGCATGGGAAGAGGGGCAGACACAGGACACAGGGCTCCGCACAGAGCCATCTGAGCCCCGGGTGAAGCCACCAGCACGCCCCAAGAGGGGCCTGTGAGGCCTGGCTGCTCCACTCCCCAGAGCTCAGCACAGAcagggtggggggggcagggagggtctgTGGGGCTGGGAGCACAGGCCTGGGGCTGTCAGGCCCGGGAAGTGGGTGGAGCCGGAGCCAGGGGACCCACCAGGGGGTGCAGGAAGAGGAGGATCAGacaggagcaggggtggggcagtcggggggcggggggagaaggTACCCAGCAGACAGCGCTTTGGGGGCCCGCAGCTGAAAGGAGGAGCACGAGAGTCACGCAGGCAATGGGCCATTTTCTGAGGGCATCACTGAGTCCCACCCACCGTCCCGGCCTGGAGCAGAAATGCAGGCCCCTTAGCTGGTCCAGGTGCAGCTCAGAGACCCTCACGGTGCCTTTCCAGGGACACGCTCCCAGCAGACTCCTTGCCCGAGCCTCCCCAGGGACCATCCTCCAGGCCAGCTCTGGTGCCACGTGGCATCTGGGGCTGGCCTGCCCTGCAGGGGTGACTGGGGACACTGCAAGCTGGGGACTGGGCGGGGGAGGGCAGCCTAGCTCCCACCGTTTCAGGCTGGGCGCCTGCTCGGAGGGAGGCCTGGGTGGGGGGCTCTGTCGGGAGGGGTGGGGTCAGTCCGGCTGCTGAGATCCTCTGCCCCTGTCCCGTGGCTGGTCTGGGCCAGGGCGGCACTGGGCGCTCAGGGCTGGGGTCCCTGGCGGCCGGCGGGGCCAGCGGGTATTGATTGTTGGTTCTTATTTATAGAGCACCGGGGGTGGACGCGGCGCTTTGCAAAACCAAAAAGACACAGTGCTGCCGCGACGCGCTATTGAGAGGGAGGAGGGCCAGCTGCAGATGTGTGCCCGTCATAGGGAGAGCTGAGACGCCCTGCCcgccctcctctgcccccctcccccgcagacagacagacagacggacgGGACAGCGGCCCGGCCCACGCAGAGTCCCGGAGCACGACGGGGTCAGGGGGAGGAGcaccccccagcctcccccaggccGCGCCCGCCTGCCTGCCGGTCGGCCGGCCGGCCGGTCCCCCCGTCCCGGCCCCGCGCGTGCCCCCGAGTGTCGGGCTAACGGGCACCTTGTCTGTGTATTTCTATTTTGCAGCAGTACCATCCCACTGATATCACGGGCCCGCTCAACCTCTCAGATCCCTCGGTCAGCACCGTGGTGTGAGGCCCCCGGAGGCGCCCACCTGCCCAGTTAGCCCGGCCAAGGACACTGAGGGGTCCTGCTGCTCGGGAAGGCCTGAGGGAAGCCCACCTGCCAGAGACTGCCCACCCTGGGCCTCCCGTCCGTCCGTCTGCCCTGCTGCCTGGCGGGCAGCCCCTGCTGGACTGAGGCTTGGGCCAGAGCTGCTGAGGACGGGTCAGAGCTGAGCTGGCTGGGCAGGGCCGCAGGGCGCTCCGGCAGAGGCAGGGCCCTGGGGTCTCtgagcagtggggagaggggctgacTTGGCCCCGGGCAGAGGGGCTTGGAGCAGAGACTGAAGCCCCATCCTTCCCCAGCCACCACCAGAGCCACCATGGGGGCCCTTGGCCCTGGCTGGCTGGGTCCCCCGCTCCCGCAGCGCCGGCACCTCACAGCCTTGTCCCACCTCTCCCTTCTTGCCCACATCCCTTCTCCGCTTGACCCCATCCTCTGAGCTGGCCCTGCCCTTCCCGGACTGCAGACCCTGACCCCCCAGCTGGCAGCCGCCTCCCAGGGGCGCGCTCgggctccccactgcctccccCTTCTCCGGACTCCGTGAGGGCTGAGCCTTCTCTTCGCCTCCTCTGGCCCGCAGCCCAGGATACGCTTCCCCGGACGCTGGCTCGGGACTGTCCTCAGCCCCGCGCGCCACCTTGTACAGGCCCAGCCCTTCCCGCGTCCAGGCGTGTGCCTTCCCCCGCTGCGGCCCGAGCGCCGCCGAGCGCTGCCCCTCCGCCCCAGGGGCCCGGCGCGCAccgccctccccccgccaccccacccaCCCGGTATGTGCAGTGGTGATGCCGAAAGGAATGTCAAGAAAACTTCGATCTGTGTCGCTTGTTGACGCCTGCAGGGAGTGTGAAGGAGGGCAGGGGATAGGGGGAAGGTTCGAGGGCGGCCGCGGCCCGCTCAGGCTTGGGCGGCGGCGACTGCCGCAGGCGAGGCCATGCCGGCACCGGGATCCGGCAGACTCctcggcgggcggcgggcggcggcgcggcggcggcgcgTGCGGCAGGCGGTGAGCACGGAGCCCAGCGCCAGGCAGGCGGCCAGGCTAGCGAGGAAGGAGACGGGCCCGAGCGCGTAGACCACGGCCAGTTCCCGCGCGGCAAGGGGCCGCGCGCAGTGGCTGAAGGCGGCGTCGGGGAAGGCGGTCAAGGGGCTGAGCGTCAGGCGCCCCGGCGACACGCAGATCAGCGTCTCGGCCTCTGCGGGACACGGGAGCGGCGTCAGGCGAAGGCGGCGGCAGTGGCCCGCCCCGCCCGCGCCCCCGAGGGCTCACCTGGCGCGGGCAGCGGGTGCCTGCGCAGCCAGGTGCAGAGTGGGCGCAGCGCGCAGCCGCAGTCCCAGGGGTTGCCGCGCAGCCGCAGCGTGTTGAGAGCGGGCAGGCCCGCCAGGAGCGCGGGCGCGAGGGCGGGCAGCTCGTTGTCCTGCAGGCTGAGCGTGCGCAGCAGCGGGAGCGGGCCCAGCACCGCGGGCTCTAGACGCGCCAGCCGGTTGCCGGCCAGCGAGAGGACGCAAAGCGCGCGCAGTGGAGCGAAGGTGCCGGGCACCAGCGCCTCCAGCTGGTTGGCGCTGAGGTCGAGCAGCTTCAGCGCGTCCAGGCCCCAGAAGGCCCGCGCGTGCACCCAGCGCAGTCCGTTCTCGCGCAGGTCCAGGCGTAGCAGCGCCCCAGCGCCCACGAAGGCGCCGGGCGGCAGCGCACGCACGCGGTTGTGGTCCAGCAGCAGCGCGCGCACGCGCTGGCTCAGGCCCCCTGGCACGGCGGGCAGCGCGCGCCCGGAGCAGTTGGCCTGGCCCTCTGGCGCGCACGCGCACGCCTCGGGGCAGTCCGGGGCGCCCGCGGTTGCTGAGGCGGGGGTTGCCGAGGGGGCGGCTGCGGGGGGCGCCTGGATCCAGACTGGCCACGGCGACAGCAGCAGTAGGAACAGCGGCGGCAGCCGCCGCGAGAGAAAGGAGGGGCTCCGCATGGGGGCAACGGTAGGAGGCCAGCTGCCCAGGCGTCCCGGGAGCCCGTCCGTCCCACGGCTGGCCCCGCGCCTAGGGCGGAGGCTGGGCACATAGCCAGCGCCCGCCACTGCCAGCCACCTGTCCTGAAGCCCTGAGCTCCTCTTGGCTCCGCGCCAGCAGCAGCACTGACAAGACGCTACCCCCTCCTCACCTGCGTGGTCCACCGCCCCGCACCCGGGTGCGGCCTGGGCAACTGGACCACACTGTCGCCCCCGCAGCCTCACCCCCACTGAACTCATGGCTGCGACACACGGAACAGGACCCAGTGAGCCCTGCTCCTCCCCCGAGTCTCCACCCGCCTCCTCTCAGCAGAGTGACCCTAGAGCACATATACAGGAGCCCCCACCTAGGGATGGTCCCATCCCCATGGGGCACACGCACATGATGGGGGCCTGAACCCAGGGAACAGGCAGTGAGGTAGAGGGAGGGCTGCACACCTGAGGAAGGGGAGGCCACCACAtctgccccaccctgcccaccaAGGACTCTGCCGGAACTTCAAGGACACAGTGTGGGTGGAGCAGGGGCACCAGCCCAAGTCCTCCTGTCACGTGCTGCTCCCTCTGGACTCACCAGAGTTGCAGGTCCTGTCCCGGCAttttcctggggtgggggtgggggtgggatgggcaggggctcacggggggcggggggtggctgcCTGCTTCATGGGACAGAGCGGCAGGAAGATgcagggaggagctgggctggggccaCGATGGCAGGAAGTGGAAACCCCAGGGGTGTGCCCCCTGCCCTGCAGGGTGGACAGCGGGAGCCCAGCATGGGCACTGGGCACCCCACTGAAGAGACAGGAGGCGACGCAGGTAGGtacagacccctcccccaccccaagatgCATCTGCAGAAGGGCTCGAGGGGGGCCAGCAGGGAGGACAACGCAGACCCGCTAACTACTGTTtaattccccttcccccagctgccCGAAGCCCTACTCAGgcggcgggggttgggggggcagcTCCGCTAGGGTCGAGTCCACAGTGATGGTCGTGAGGCCATGATCTTCCAGGGGCGGCGTCATGGAGATCTCCATTTCAGGGGCCATGAGGTGGGACTCCACGTGCACCGCGTGCAGGTCCATGTGATCTTCCTGAGCTCCGAAGTGCCCCACCAACCTGCACAGCGTGGTCCAGGTCAGGCCAGCTGCAGGCGGCCATCAGCACGGGCTCATGAGGCCTCAACCAGCCAGGGCTCCTGCCGTGTCTGTGAACCACACCTCCCGGGGGGCTCGGGGAGCAGGGGCACAGCTCGCCCTGGGGGtcctcccctggggtcactcACCTGTTGTCCATGTGTCCGGGGCATGTTTCACTGAGGGGCGGGGGGGAACAAAGGTAAGGCGTGAGTCTGGCCTCCAGGAGCCCAGCGGTGCTCCCCACACCTCTCTCCATCCCATCCTGGGAGACTCCATTCCCAAGTCCCTGGTGACCTCGCCCATCGAGGCCAAGGGCCCAGGGGGACGGCCTGGCCCCGCAGCCCTCACCCGCCCGCCCTGGCCCTGGGGCTCACGCACCCCTTGGCTCGAATGATGCCAACTGCCACGATGATGAGAGCGCAGAAGCAGCTGGCGCCAATGCCCGCCAGCACCACC carries:
- the LRRC26 gene encoding leucine-rich repeat-containing protein 26 → MSSVGVRLRGRQCGPVAQAAPGCGAVDHAGEEGVASCQCCCWRGAKRSSGLQDRWLAVAGAGYVPSLRPRRGASRGTDGLPGRLGSWPPTVAPMRSPSFLSRRLPPLFLLLLSPWPVWIQAPPAAAPSATPASATAGAPDCPEACACAPEGQANCSGRALPAVPGGLSQRVRALLLDHNRVRALPPGAFVGAGALLRLDLRENGLRWVHARAFWGLDALKLLDLSANQLEALVPGTFAPLRALCVLSLAGNRLARLEPAVLGPLPLLRTLSLQDNELPALAPALLAGLPALNTLRLRGNPWDCGCALRPLCTWLRRHPLPAPEAETLICVSPGRLTLSPLTAFPDAAFSHCARPLAARELAVVYALGPVSFLASLAACLALGSVLTACRTRRRRAAARRPPRSLPDPGAGMASPAAVAAAQA
- the TMEM210 gene encoding transmembrane protein 210, yielding MAPCPQPDSCLVGSPLGLICLSLLLIPAAAGTYCECSLGLSREALIALLVVLAGIGASCFCALIIVAVGIIRAKGETCPGHMDNRLVGHFGAQEDHMDLHAVHVESHLMAPEMEISMTPPLEDHGLTTITVDSTLAELPPQPPPPE